The genome window CTTGTTCTCTTAGGCGATTACGCAAATCGCTAATGTCAGCTACACTAAGCCCTTGATAATCGATGACTAATGCTAGTTGGGATTCAGCGAGCAAGCCTTTAATATCGGCTACCTCTTTCTTTTTGCTTTCAAGGGATTTAGATATTGTTCTCACCTCCTGAGGTGTCTAATTTTTGTGGCTTTGACAATGGTTGAGTTTTAACCCTAGAATTGTCACACACCAACTTAAAATAAAAAACCCTTACTATTTCTAGCCGGGTTTTTGGTTGATGATTTTTGAGATAATTTTTAATATAGTTGGTTTAATTCTTGGTATTGAATTTCACCTTTTATAAGTATCTGCATCAACCTAGGCAGGGATTTTAAGCATTTTTGCTCCTGCTGTCTTCGGCTTTGGCCAAATTAATATAATATTTTGACTTTCCAACATACTATGTTAACGAAGATTATATTTTAAGTCAATAGCTTGTGAAAAGATTTTGATTTACCGTAATAATATTTTTTGGCTGTTTTCATTAAACCCTATTTATCAATATTGTGACGATCGCTCTTTGAAGTTGCTCTAGTTGAAGGGGTTTGGTAAGAAAATCGTTCATCCCAACGGATAAACACTGGTTTTGGTCTTCGGGGAGAGCATTGGCAGTAAGGGCAATAATATAGGGCTGGGGGCGATCGCCCTTTCTAATTTCTTCGGTGGCTTCAATACCGCCCATATGAGGCATTTGTAAATCCATCAAAATAACGTCATAATCCTTTTGAGCAACCTTTTGTAAAACCTCTAACCCATTGAGAGCCACATCTGCTTGATAACCCAATTTTTTGAGCATGAGTAGGGCGACTTTTTGATTAACTCGATCATCTTCAGCGAGGAGAATTTTAAGCTCGGATTTATCTTTTGTAAGGTTTATAGGCAATAGACTAGAGCTAGGTGGAGACGATGAATCAGGTTGCTGATAAATAGGAAGATTAATGGTGAAATAAAAGATTGAGCCGTGGTTAATATCTGGGGATGGACTCCAATTTTCTGGGGGATTTCCGCCGATGTTGCCCTGACTTTGTACCCATATTGTGCCTCCCATGAGGTTAATGAGACTTTTAGAAATGGCTAATCCTAGCCCTGTACCGCCATATCTACGGCTGATGGATGTGTCGGCTTGGGTAAAGGGGGTAAATAATTGTAAAATGCGATCGCCCTTAATACCAATACCAGTATCTTGGATAGAGACAATTAACCCTTGTTGAGAATTATCCCCCAAAAAATCACTATCAAGCTGAATATTAATTTTAATAAAACCTTCAGAAGTAAACTTAAAAGCATTACTGATTAAATTAAGAAAAACCTGACGAATACGAGAACTATCCCCCACAAAATCTGAGGCAATAGCATCATCAATGTGATACTGAAAATCAATGTTTTTCTCGGTAATCTGTTTAGAAAAAAGAAGCGTGATAGATTTCACCAACTCCCTGAAAGACAAAGGTTCTTGTTCTAAATCTAACTTACCAGATTCAATTTTAGAAAAATCAAGAATGTCATTAATAATAGTCAATAGTACCTTGCCACTTTCTTCGATGGTATCTACCAAGTCTTTTTGTTCAGGGGAAAGGGAAGAAAGAGCGAGAAGTTGAGCCACCCCAATGACACCATTCATGGGGGTTCTAATTTCATGGCTCATATTAGCTAAAAAACTACTTTTGGCAAGGGCGGCAGCTTCCGCATCCTCCTTGGCTTGAGCAAGGGCAAAAGCGATTTGTTGAGCTTCGGTAATATCCCTTGATACCCCGACTATCATCATAACGTTACCTTGGTCATCGAAAATGGGAGATTTAATAGTAGAAAAAGATCGCTCTACCCCATCATGACGTATGGATTTTTCTTCAATGATCAAAGATTTTTTTGTGTTGATGACAGTCTGATTATCTTTTATATATTGTGCAGTATATGCAGGATTATTGTGAGGGGCATCGATAATGCCTTTTAACTCCTTCAAATCCATATTATAAAAATCTCGGAAAGCTTTATTTCCCCAGATCAATTCCCCAAGGGGGTTTTTAACTAAAATTATATCGGAGGTGGAGTCGAGGATTTGATGATATTGTTGTTCACTTTCTCGGAGGGCTTCTTCGGCTTCTTTGCGATCGCTTATATCGTGTATATATCCATACCATGTGGTGCTACCATCCAACTCTTTTTGGGGAGTCGCATTACCCAATACCCAAATGACCTTATCATCTTGAGGACAAAGTCTATACTCACAAATCCAAGGATTCATGGTGGCAGCAGATTCTAAAATAGAATCAAATAATTTATTAGTATCATCGGGATGGATTCGTTCAAAAAGTGCATCGGCGCTGTCGTACACATCAAGGGGTTGTAAACCAGATAAATCAGTAATACCCGAACTCATATAAGGGCAATGGGAAGTGCCATCAGGTTTGAGGGTATATTGATAAATCATACCGGGGATATTGTCGGCTATTTTTTCAAGGCGATGTTGAGAGTCAACTTGCTTGGTAATATCTATCATTACTCCTGTCCAAGCTATATCACCATTTTTCCTTTTTTCGGGGCGATCGTGGGCTTGTAACCATTTCAATTTACCACTAGGGGTAATAAATCTAAACTCAAACACCATGGCTTTCATGGTTCTCATGGACTCCAATGTAATTGCTTCAAATCCTTGAATATCATCAGGATGAATTACTCTAGCAAAGTTTTCCACATCCTTCAAAAGGTCATCAGGGGATAATTCCAAAATATCTTGTACTGCCTGACTAGCATATTCAAAGTATGGATTACCATTGACAGGTTGTACATAGACATAAATAATACCAGGACAAGAGAGGGCTAATTGATAAAATTTTTCTTCGCTCTGTCGCAGGGCTATTTCTATTTCTTTGAGTTGGGTAATATTTCTGCCAGAGGAGTGAATTTCGATCAATTCTCCTGACTCATCAAAAAATCCTTGGTTAAGCCATTGTGTCCAAATAATATCGCCGCTACTAATCACATTTCTATTTTCAACATAAAATTCTGGATTTTCGGGAGACATTTTCAGTACCAATGCCATAATTTTATCCATGTCTTCGGGGAAGACTACCTCTGACCATTTTTTACCAACGGTTTCTTGGGGCGAGAGGTTGAGGGTTTCGGAAAATGAGTTATTACCAAAGATAATGGTACAGTCCGGGTTGGTATTTTTATTGATAAGGTGCGATCTAATTACAAAATCCGTTTGTTGCTCTACTAATTGCCGATAACGACTTTCATTTTGATTCATGGTTTGCTGAATCTGACTCGCCATGGAGAAAAAAGACCTAGATAATTTTTCTATTTCAGCAATGTTGGTATAGTTTTTTTGAGGGTATTTAACAATATTTCCTCGGGCAAAATTTTCATTAGCTTTTAATAGTCGTGATAGGGGTTGACTAATTTTTTTTGTGGTAAAAATACTAATAAAAGCAGCACTGATAAAGGTTAAAAAAGAGATGACGAAGGTATTCTCAAGGTTGCGTTGAAGTTCAGCGGTAAAGTCTTGGGTAGGAACAATGGTAAGAATTGCAAAATTTAAACCATAGTTATCTTGATAAGGAGTTATTTTAACAAAAACCTCTGAATCATAAAGAAAAAGATCCTCTGTTAATTCAGTGAGGTTATATCCTGCTCCTTGGGATTGATCTATTAATTTTAGGGCAGAATCAACCGTGGTATCTCCTATGTCTGAGGGGGTAATTCTTTGGGCCACTCCTTGTTCATTAAGGCGAAATGGTGGTTGTCCATGGGAACTAGCTACCAAAGAACCTGATTCATTGAGAATAACTATTTTACCTGCGTTACCGACTCTAATTTGTTGAAGTATGTCACTGATTTTTGATAGGCTAATGTCTACAGATACTACTCCCACAACTTGATTATCTTCCAATATGGGGGTACTGGCACTGATGTATAAATCAGAGGGCATTTCTGTCCAATGATAAGGATGAGTCCACACTGCTCTTTTTTGCACTTCGGCTTCTGTAAACCATGGTTCGGAGTTGATATTTGGGATATATTCTTCTAAATATTCGTCGGTGAGGTTGCCTTGATTGTCGGCTTGGTATCGATAAATGGTATTGATTTCTGGTGAACGAATGATACTAATTTCGTTGTCTATTTTGCCATGCCCTGCCCCTACAAATTCTCCGTTGCCATTACCGTAACTAAAGTAGTTAAAGTCGTAGGTTTGTTGTTGTTGCCAAAAGTATGTACCTAGTTGTTCAAGGTTGTTCGGCTCAAGAAAGCCTGATGTTATTAATCTTTGGTTTAGCTGATTTATTTCTTGGGCTTGTTGAAAGTATTCGTCTAGGGTATTGGTTACTTTGTCAGAGGTTTTGGTCATCAATTGATTACTTAGGTTATTGATGCTTCTTTGTCCGCTACGGTGTGAAACGTATCCAATGATGCTTACTACTCCAAAAATTTGACATACAAAGGGGATAATAATAATCCACTGTAGGCGGATTAGTTTACCTTTTTTTTTCCTTTGTGAAGGGTTACGGGGCGATCGCATTTTAGGGCTTACGTTGCAAAGTATTTTTTTCCCATTGTATAGTTAGAAAATGGGAAATATAAATTATTAATTAAAAAATCAATAAATATTAATACAGTTGTTTTATCAATCATCCCTAAGTATTCTGAAAACAAAGATTAGTCGGTATCCGAGATTACAAATTAGGTTAGAGATAAAATAAGAAAAGAAAAGATGGCAGTGGCCCCTATCTAAAACTCATTTGCAATGATACAAAAAATAAAAAAAAGTTTAAATCAAACAAAAATCACTAACTTTTTAGCTATTGGGGGACTATGTGGTTTATTACATCTAGGAATACTATACAGTTTAACTTCTATATTAAAAATAAACTACTTAATTTCAACTATGATTGCAATTTTTTTAGTAAATTTTGTTAGTTTTTATTTAAATAAAAAGTTAACTTTTAGAACTAGAAAAAAATTATTTTGGCGAGAGTTATGGAAATTTTACAGCGTAATGGCTTCCAGTCACTTTATTAATATACTAGGGGTATTTTTTTTGGTAGATATAGCAAAAGTCGGCTATTTATTGGCCAATATTTTTTGTACAGCGATATTAACCCCTTTTAACTACTTCTTTCACCACAGTTGGAGTTTTAATAAGAAAAAGAAAAAAAAATCTCGGTCATAGACTCTAAAGCGAGGAAGTTGTTTGATAAAATAATTTATCCCAATCTTTGGTTATTTCACTATGGGGAAAATCTTCTGGCTTCGAAATCAAATCAAAGGCTTTATTACGGGCATTAGGTGCAGTGAGCGCCGCGATAACAGTGTTTGCCACATCACCCCGAGGAATAGAAGTGGGTACACCATCGGGAGGGGAGTTTAAGAAATTATCGTCTTTCCCAACTAATAATTCTCTGCGTCCGTCGGGTTTGTCTAATAAGCCTCCTGCTCGAATAATGGTGTAGTCGATGCCTGAGTCAATCAAATATTCTTCTGCTTTACGTTTCCATAATAAGATGTTGCCGTTTCCTAGGCTATTGAGGGGATGGTTCGGATTTGTTCCACCCATTGAACCGACTAAAATTATATGTTTGATGCCTACTTCTTTGGCAATGTCGATTTGATTTTTTTGTCCTTGCCAGTCAACTATTTCGGGTGTCCCATGGTCAGGAAATTCAAATTCTGGTCGTTTTCCTTCTTGGGGAATGTCTTTCATTTGGGGGGTAGCACTGGTAAGAATAATTAAGGTTTGACATCCTTCCATGGCTTTTTCTAGGTCGTTTTCGCTCAATATATCTCCGATTAAAAAATCTTTTGTGGTGCCAAAAATTTGTTGTGCTTTTTCTTGCGATCGCCCGAAACCTATTACTTGAAAATCATTACTTTGGGTTTGCAATTTTTTGACTACTAATGAGCCTGTTCTACCCGTTGCCCCAGTTACTAAAATTTTAAGCATTAAATAGATGTTTAACTAAAATTAATTTTTACTTCCAAATTTTTATTGTACTTCAGAAGATTAGTTAGTAGATTTTAAGTGAGATCGTCATGGCTCAAACTTTCTATGGAAAAACCGTGGACATCCTCCATGGGGATAGTTTTCAGCCCAATAGTTGGTAATGGGTTCTGAAAAATTTGCCCCATCACCTATTCATCAAAACCTAATTAATGGACTCTACACTGTTTGGAGTGGCAGCTGGACGATTAGAAAAGGATTGCCACATGGTTACTCCCACAATACTAGCTAAAATAACCCCTGCGATCGCCCCAAATATTTTACCTTTATTACTCGACTCTTCTTCCATCTCAATCTCTTCCGCATCGCTGGGATCTTCAGAATGAGCATAACGATTATACAAAAAGTCGATGGCTTCGTTGCGTAATTCATAATAACGAGGATCTTCGGTGACACGATCCCGAATGCGAGGGCGATCAAAAGGAAGTTCCATAATTTCTCCAACTTTAGCACTAGGACCATTGGTCATCATGACGATGCGATCGGCTAAAAATAAGGCTTCATCAATATCATGGGTAATCATTAACACCGTCAAACCATTATCAGCCCAAATTTTTAATAATTCTTCCTGTAACTCCTCCTTGGTGATAGCATCTAACGCTCCAAAAGGTTCATCTAAAATTAATACTTCTGGTTTGATGGCTAAGGCACGGGCGATCGCCACTCTTTGTTTCATCCCCCCCGAAATTTGTCCTGGTTTTTTGTGGGCAGCCTCCGTTAAACCCACCATTTCTAGGTGATGATTAACAATTTCTTTTTTCTCTAAATCTGACTTATGCCCATATACCGTATTCACGGCCAGATAAACATTTTCATAAGCAGTCTTCCAGGGTAGCAAAGAATAGTTTTGAAACACCATCATGCGGTCTGGTCCTGGTTCGGTGATGGCTTTATCATGGAGAGTTACAGTGCCGCTAGAAGGGCCATGGAAACCCGCCACCATATTTAAAAGGGTTGATTTGCCACAGCCAGAATGACCGATTAAACAGATAAATTCACCTTTTTTAACCTGAAGATCTACTCCATCTAAAACTACATATTCACCTTTTTCGGTGGGATATACCTTAGAAACGCCACTGATATTTAAAAAAGCCTGATCTTCTTTTGATAATTTAACTTGAGAATTTGCCACGGTTTGCATTGTCCTTATGCCTAATTTGTTTGTGATAGAAATTTTTATTTATTCAAAATAAGGAAAGAAAAAAATTAATTGTCCATTGTTAGTTCTTTTGCCTTATTAAGAAAGATCATCATTGAAAAACTATCCTACTGGTTGATCCAAAAGTACCTCCGAGACTCGAAAATCTCGTTTAATACTGAGTCTTTCAAGATAGCCGAGGGGATCATCAGGATTGAATACCATACCATCAAAGAAGGTTATATTCTGACGACTGGGGGCAGAATCAGGTAAATTTAACTGACGTAAAGCCTCCCCTAAAAGATCGGGACGGCGCACCCTTTCTAGTACCTCAATCCAGTTGCGAGGGAAGGATATATAACCCCATCTTGCCAACTGGGTTAGTACCCATAATCCCTCTGAGCGGGAGGGGTAATTGGCTTGATCGACAAAAAATTGATTGTAACGGAAGAGATTTTCTGGTTCGTCTTCTAGGTTACGGCGATAGGGCTCTGTAAAACCTGGTTTGAGGTATTCTGGGGATACTCCTAAGTATTCGGGTTTTGCCAGAATTTCTAAAATTTCTTGACGGTTCCGGCGATCATCACAATATTCACAGGCTCTGATGAGGGCTTTGATCAGGGCGATGTGGGTGAGGGGATATTTATTTGCCCATTCTTCTTTTACCCCTAATACTTTTTCGGGGTGTCCTGCCCAGATGTCTAAATCGGTAGCGATGACGTAGCCTTGATCATCTAAGACAGAATGGGTGTTCCATGGTTCTCCTACACAATAACCATCAATATTTCCTGCCTTCAGGTTTGAGACCATCTGAGCGGGGGGGATAACGGAAAGGGCTACATCTTGGTCGGGATCAATACCTCCAGAGGCTAACCAGTAACGCAACATGAGGTTGTGCATGGAGGAGGGGTGAACCATGCCGAAGGTATGAACTGCGTCGGGGGTAGAGGCGATCGCCCTTTGTAAGTCTTCGAGGGTTTTAACTCCTTGTTGAGCGAATTTTTTACTCAGGGTGATGGAGTTACCATTACGACTTAGTACCATGGCTGTCACCACGGAAACAGGAGTTTTATTCCTTGCCCCAAGGGTCATACTTAGGGGCATTCCTGCCAACATAGAAGCGGCATCCAAACGGTTTTCGGCTACCCCAGAGCAAACAGTTTTCCAACTTTTCTCACGGCTGAGGGTAACTTGGCTTAATCCTTCCTCCTCAAAGAAACCTTTTTCCTTGGCAATGATGAGGGGTGCGGAATCGGTGAGGGGCATAAAGCCCAAATTGAGGTTGATTTTTTCTAAGCCATTGGCAGCAATGGTAAGAGGACCCACCACAGTTTTGGTTTTGTTGGATCGTTTTTGTTGGTTGAGGAAGTAGACCATGTCGTTACGCAGGGCGTAGTAACTGGGGTGATTTACCACTTCTAAGCGGTGCCGTGGTCGGGGGATCGGTACTTCTAAAATCTGCCCGATATGGGCCTCTGGACCTGTGGTGAGCATCACTACCCGATCTGATAATAATAGGGCTTCATCCACATCGTGAGTCACCATGATGGTAGTAACGTGGTTCTGCTCGACGATTTCCATTAACCTTTCTTGTAAGTTTCCTCTGGTGAGGGCATCTAATGCTCCAAAAGGTTCGTCTAGTAGTAATACTTTGGGTTTGATGGCTAAGGCACGGGCGATCGCAACGCGCTGTTTCATACCCCCCGATAGTTGACCAGGTTTTTTGTTGGCGGCATGGCGTAAACCCACCATGGTAATAGCTTGATTGACTACGGCTTTTTTCTCCGCGGGGGATAAATCTTTCATCACTTCATTAACTGCCAAGGCGATATTTTGCCTTACGCTCAACCATGGCAGGAGGGAATAGTTTTGAAAGACTACCATGCGATCGGGTCCTGGTCCTTGAATCTGTCTTCCCTCAAGGATTACTCCGCCATTACTAGGCAAGTCTAACCCTGATACCATATTTAAAAGGGTGGATTTACCGCACCCAGAGTGTCCGATGAGAGAGATAAATTCCCCTTTTTTGATTTTTAAATCAATATTCTTGAGGGCGATATATTGACCGCCATCGGGGAGGGGGAATACTTTGTCTAGTTGATCAATTTCTATAAATGAAGACATGGTGATAATGGATAATGGATAATGGATAATTGAGAATTGATAATAAAAACTTTTATATGCAGTGGAGAAATTTAAAACAGAGAGCCGTTGATTGATTGATTGATTAATTATCATTTAACTATTCCCCGTTCCCTGTTCCCCATTCCCTAAATTCTATTTTTGTTCTTCGGCAACCACTAAGGAAGCAATAAAGCTCACGAGGCGATCGAGAAGTAAACCAATGATTCCCACATAGATGAGGGCGATAATGATTTCTGACATAAAACCGCTATTGTACGCATCCCAGATAAAGAAACCGATACCCACACCACCTACCAACATTTCTGCGGCAATAATTGCTAACCAAGATAAGCCGATGCCGATTTTTAAACCAGTAAAAATATAGGGCAGGGTAGAAGGAATAAGAATATTGAAAAAGAATGTGATTTTAGAAAGATGCAACACCCTAGAAACATTACGATAATCTTGGGGGATTTGTTGCACTCCTACGGTGGTATTGATAATGATGGGCCAAATTGCAGTGATAAAAATTACAAAAATAGCACTAGGATCAGCCTGACGCATGGCGGCGAGGGAAATGGGTAACCATGCAAGGGGGGGGATGGTTCTTAGTACCTGAAATATGGGGTCAAGGGCGGAGTAAAATAATTTGTTACTACCAATTAAAATTCCCAAGGCAATACCCACAACGGTGGCGAGGGAAAAACCAATGGCTACTCTCCTTAAACTAGCAAGAATTTGCCAAAATAATCCTTTGTCAACCCCGCCATTATCAAAGAAGGGATCAATGATATAGGGATCCCAAGTGTCTTGGATTACTTCGATGGGAGTGGGTAACGCCATATCTTCGGGGGATGCTAGGATTTGCCAGATAACTAACAGAATAAATAAAGCGACAATAGGGGCAATAATTTTTTGAGGAGATTTGAAAACAGCTTTTAAGACAGAATTGATCGGATTATTTTTTTTGAGTGAACCTGTTTGAGCAACCATGATATTTAATTAATAATTGATAATTGATAATTAATAACAGGGGAGTTTGACTTTCATAAATGTCTTATTACTCCCATAAATACCTAACACCTAAAACCTTTTTTTTAAATTGCTTTGAATTCGAGACTATCTAAGTAGGCTTGAGGATTTTCGGGATCAAAGGTAGTACCATCAAAGAAGGTTTCTACTCCCCTTGATGTTTCGGTGGGAATTTGCTCGGTGGGAGTGCCGATCGCCTCGGCGGCCTCTCTCCATAAATCTTCTCTATTAACTTCATCTACGAGGGCTTGGGTGTCAGTATCAGCAGGAATATAACCCCAACGGATATTTTCGGTCAAGAACCATAAATCATGGCTTTTGAAAGGATAGGAAGCGTCGTCGCGCCAGAATTTCATGGCATACTCAAAGTTTTCTTCAACTCTTCCTGTACCAAAGTCAATATTACCTTTAGATCTTTCGACGATGTCTTCATAAGGTACTCTAAACCATTTGTTTTGGGATACTATTTGACACATTTCTTCGACGTTTTCGGGGCGATCGCACCATTGTTGAGCTTCTAAGACCGCCATTAACAAAGCACGAGCCGCTTTGGGATTTTGGTCAACCCAATCTTTACGCATGGCAAAAGCTTTTTCGGGATGATTGTTCCATAACTCCCCAGTCACAAGAGCAGAATATCCTTCCCCTTGTCCTACCAACTGAGCATTCCAAGGCTCTCCTACACAGAAGGTATCCATGGTATTGGTTCTCATATTTGCCACCATTTGTGGAGGGGGTACAGGTACCACGGAAGCATCACCGTCAGGATTAACACCGTTAGCTGCTAACCAATAACGCATCCATAAATCGTGGGTCCCCCCAGGAAAAGTCATCGCTGCGGTGAAGTCCCTACCTTCCGCAGTAGCTTGAGCCACCGCCTCCTGCAATCTTTCGGCAGAATCCAAGGTTATATCAGGGAAAGCGTTACTAACGGAAATTGCTTGACCATTGGTATTGAGACGAGCCAAAATATACATCGGCACAGGTTGATTAGTGGTGGTTCCCAATGTCATCTGGTAAGGCATGGGAGTTAAAATATGCGCCCCGTCAATACCACCACCCGCCGAACCTAACTCAATATTATCCCGAGTAACGGGCCAAGAGGCTTGTTTTAATACTTCCACATCGGTCATACCATATTTGGCAAAAATCCCTTTTTCTAGGGCTATAATCAAGGGAGAAGCATCGGTGAGGGCGATAAAACCAAACTTGGCAGAAGTAGTTTCGGGAGCGTTTTCTCCCATGTCAATGGTTTCTACTTGTTCGACGGTTGTTGTGCCATTGTCTGCACCGCAACCATGTAATATGGCCGCTCCTACGGCGGTTAAACCACTGGTGACAAGGAATTTTCTACGGGATAATCTGCTCATTTTTCTTCGCTACGTTAAGACATATTAATTAAATCGTTGTTAAATTTATATTTTCTTTACAATTATTTCTCGGTATCAATTGTTACCATCCGCAGTTTTATATGAATTAAATGCTAAAATGACATGATAAAAACGCATACTTCTCTCTATGATTGATATTGAAATTTACTGTTGTGAATAAGGGTAGGGGATTGTGGGAAAGAAGAATAGGGTAAAAAAAAGAATGAAATATTCAGAATGCGATTTTGTGGATCAATAAAAATCGGAAAATAAAATAAAATCTGTGATGATTGTAGAAGAGGATCTATTTTGTAACGATGAAAAGTAGTGGGATTTATTAATAAGTAACTGAAAATAAGGGACTTTTTAACCAAAGATAAGTTGATCCCATCCTTAACCTTGCTATAATCAGGGGAGTTTTCATACTACCATCAAAGAATCCGTAAAAAATAAGAATGATCTGGCCCTTTAAACCCAACACAAAAAAGAAAATTGCCAAAATTGAAATTAATGGAGCCATCGGCTCAAGTACCCGTGTGCAGGTTTTAGAAGCATTAAAAACCGTTGAAGAGAAAAAATATCCAGCCCTACTATTGCGCATCGACTCCCCCGGAGGTACTGTTGCTGATTCTCAGGAAATATATTCAGCCTTGAGAAAGTTGGGAGAGAAAATCAAGATAGTTGCTAGTTTTGGTAATATCTCTGCATCAGGAGGAGTTTATATTGGGGTAGGGGTGAATCACATTGTTTCCAACCCTGGCACCATTACAGGCAGTATCGGGGTTATCATTCGGGGTAATAACCTAGAAAAATTGTTGGAAAAAGTAGGGGTATCGTTTCAGGTGATAAAATCTGGCCCTTATAAAGATATATTGTCCTTTGATCGCAATTTAAGCCCAGAAGAAAGGGAAATTTTACAACAACTGATTGACAGCAGTTATGAACAGTTTGTGCAAACCGTTGCCGAAGGACGTAATCTGTCTGTAGAAACAG of Cyanobacterium sp. HL-69 contains these proteins:
- the cmpC gene encoding ABC-type bicarbonate uptake system ATPase component CmpC, with translation MIINQSINQRLSVLNFSTAYKSFYYQFSIIHYPLSIITMSSFIEIDQLDKVFPLPDGGQYIALKNIDLKIKKGEFISLIGHSGCGKSTLLNMVSGLDLPSNGGVILEGRQIQGPGPDRMVVFQNYSLLPWLSVRQNIALAVNEVMKDLSPAEKKAVVNQAITMVGLRHAANKKPGQLSGGMKQRVAIARALAIKPKVLLLDEPFGALDALTRGNLQERLMEIVEQNHVTTIMVTHDVDEALLLSDRVVMLTTGPEAHIGQILEVPIPRPRHRLEVVNHPSYYALRNDMVYFLNQQKRSNKTKTVVGPLTIAANGLEKINLNLGFMPLTDSAPLIIAKEKGFFEEEGLSQVTLSREKSWKTVCSGVAENRLDAASMLAGMPLSMTLGARNKTPVSVVTAMVLSRNGNSITLSKKFAQQGVKTLEDLQRAIASTPDAVHTFGMVHPSSMHNLMLRYWLASGGIDPDQDVALSVIPPAQMVSNLKAGNIDGYCVGEPWNTHSVLDDQGYVIATDLDIWAGHPEKVLGVKEEWANKYPLTHIALIKALIRACEYCDDRRNRQEILEILAKPEYLGVSPEYLKPGFTEPYRRNLEDEPENLFRYNQFFVDQANYPSRSEGLWVLTQLARWGYISFPRNWIEVLERVRRPDLLGEALRQLNLPDSAPSRQNITFFDGMVFNPDDPLGYLERLSIKRDFRVSEVLLDQPVG
- a CDS encoding Circadian input kinase A gives rise to the protein MRSPRNPSQRKKKGKLIRLQWIIIIPFVCQIFGVVSIIGYVSHRSGQRSINNLSNQLMTKTSDKVTNTLDEYFQQAQEINQLNQRLITSGFLEPNNLEQLGTYFWQQQQTYDFNYFSYGNGNGEFVGAGHGKIDNEISIIRSPEINTIYRYQADNQGNLTDEYLEEYIPNINSEPWFTEAEVQKRAVWTHPYHWTEMPSDLYISASTPILEDNQVVGVVSVDISLSKISDILQQIRVGNAGKIVILNESGSLVASSHGQPPFRLNEQGVAQRITPSDIGDTTVDSALKLIDQSQGAGYNLTELTEDLFLYDSEVFVKITPYQDNYGLNFAILTIVPTQDFTAELQRNLENTFVISFLTFISAAFISIFTTKKISQPLSRLLKANENFARGNIVKYPQKNYTNIAEIEKLSRSFFSMASQIQQTMNQNESRYRQLVEQQTDFVIRSHLINKNTNPDCTIIFGNNSFSETLNLSPQETVGKKWSEVVFPEDMDKIMALVLKMSPENPEFYVENRNVISSGDIIWTQWLNQGFFDESGELIEIHSSGRNITQLKEIEIALRQSEEKFYQLALSCPGIIYVYVQPVNGNPYFEYASQAVQDILELSPDDLLKDVENFARVIHPDDIQGFEAITLESMRTMKAMVFEFRFITPSGKLKWLQAHDRPEKRKNGDIAWTGVMIDITKQVDSQHRLEKIADNIPGMIYQYTLKPDGTSHCPYMSSGITDLSGLQPLDVYDSADALFERIHPDDTNKLFDSILESAATMNPWICEYRLCPQDDKVIWVLGNATPQKELDGSTTWYGYIHDISDRKEAEEALRESEQQYHQILDSTSDIILVKNPLGELIWGNKAFRDFYNMDLKELKGIIDAPHNNPAYTAQYIKDNQTVINTKKSLIIEEKSIRHDGVERSFSTIKSPIFDDQGNVMMIVGVSRDITEAQQIAFALAQAKEDAEAAALAKSSFLANMSHEIRTPMNGVIGVAQLLALSSLSPEQKDLVDTIEESGKVLLTIINDILDFSKIESGKLDLEQEPLSFRELVKSITLLFSKQITEKNIDFQYHIDDAIASDFVGDSSRIRQVFLNLISNAFKFTSEGFIKINIQLDSDFLGDNSQQGLIVSIQDTGIGIKGDRILQLFTPFTQADTSISRRYGGTGLGLAISKSLINLMGGTIWVQSQGNIGGNPPENWSPSPDINHGSIFYFTINLPIYQQPDSSSPPSSSLLPINLTKDKSELKILLAEDDRVNQKVALLMLKKLGYQADVALNGLEVLQKVAQKDYDVILMDLQMPHMGGIEATEEIRKGDRPQPYIIALTANALPEDQNQCLSVGMNDFLTKPLQLEQLQRAIVTILINRV
- the cmpB gene encoding ABC-type bicarbonate uptake system permease component CmpB, giving the protein MVAQTGSLKKNNPINSVLKAVFKSPQKIIAPIVALFILLVIWQILASPEDMALPTPIEVIQDTWDPYIIDPFFDNGGVDKGLFWQILASLRRVAIGFSLATVVGIALGILIGSNKLFYSALDPIFQVLRTIPPLAWLPISLAAMRQADPSAIFVIFITAIWPIIINTTVGVQQIPQDYRNVSRVLHLSKITFFFNILIPSTLPYIFTGLKIGIGLSWLAIIAAEMLVGGVGIGFFIWDAYNSGFMSEIIIALIYVGIIGLLLDRLVSFIASLVVAEEQK
- the cmpD gene encoding ABC-type bircarbonate uptake system ATPase component CmpD; the encoded protein is MQTVANSQVKLSKEDQAFLNISGVSKVYPTEKGEYVVLDGVDLQVKKGEFICLIGHSGCGKSTLLNMVAGFHGPSSGTVTLHDKAITEPGPDRMMVFQNYSLLPWKTAYENVYLAVNTVYGHKSDLEKKEIVNHHLEMVGLTEAAHKKPGQISGGMKQRVAIARALAIKPEVLILDEPFGALDAITKEELQEELLKIWADNGLTVLMITHDIDEALFLADRIVMMTNGPSAKVGEIMELPFDRPRIRDRVTEDPRYYELRNEAIDFLYNRYAHSEDPSDAEEIEMEEESSNKGKIFGAIAGVILASIVGVTMWQSFSNRPAATPNSVESIN